The following are encoded together in the Bos taurus isolate L1 Dominette 01449 registration number 42190680 breed Hereford chromosome 12, ARS-UCD2.0, whole genome shotgun sequence genome:
- the CLDN10 gene encoding claudin-10 isoform X1 produces the protein MQQVVHIRLPICSIGEPLSTVPQPRDGEQGVEPQGRTGSRWASRLEGNPGYIQACRGLMIAAVSLGFFGSIFALIGMKCTKVGGSDKAKAKIACLAGIVFILSGLCSMTGCSLYANKITTEFFDPLFVEQKYELGAALFIGWAGASLCLIGGVIFCFSISDNNKAPRMGYTYNGATSVMSSRTKYHGREGDLKTPNPSKQFDKNAYV, from the exons ATGCAGCAGGTCGTCCACATTCGGCTGCCAATTTGTTCAATAGGAGAGCCCCTCTCCACGGTGCCTCAGCCCCGAGATGGCGAGCAGGGAGTGGAGCCGCAGGGACGCACAGGGTCGCGTTGGGCCAGCAGGCTGGAGGGGAACCCAG GTTACATCCAGGCGTGTAGAGGACTTATGATTGCCGCTGTCAGCCTGGGCTTTTTCGGTTCCATATTCGCCCTGATTGGCATGAAATGTACCAAAGTCGGAGGCTCAGATAAAGCCAAAGCTAAAATTGCGTGTTTGGCTGGGATTGTATTCATACTGTCAG GGCTGTGCTCAATGACTGGGTGTTCCCTGTATGCAAACAAAATCACAACAGAATTCTTTGATCCCCTCTTCGTGGAGCAAAA GTATGAGTTAGGAGCTGCTCTGTTTATTGGATGGGCAGGAGCCTCACTCTGCCTAATTGGTGGTGTCatattttgcttttcaatatCTGACAACAACAAAGCACCCAg AATGGGATACACGTACAATGGGGCCACATCTGTCATGTCTTCTCGGACAAAGTATCACGGCAGAGAAGGAGATCTTAAAACCCCAAACCCTTCAAAACAGTTTGACAAAAACGCATACGTCTAA
- the CLDN10 gene encoding claudin-10 isoform a (isoform a is encoded by transcript variant 1), with the protein MASTASEIIAFMVSISGWVLVSSTLPTDYWKVSTIDGTVITTATYWANLWKTCVTDSTGVSNCKDFPSMLALDGYIQACRGLMIAAVSLGFFGSIFALIGMKCTKVGGSDKAKAKIACLAGIVFILSGLCSMTGCSLYANKITTEFFDPLFVEQKYELGAALFIGWAGASLCLIGGVIFCFSISDNNKAPRMGYTYNGATSVMSSRTKYHGREGDLKTPNPSKQFDKNAYV; encoded by the exons ATGGCGAGCACGGCGTCGGAGATCATTGCCTTCATGGTCTCCATCTCCGGCTGGGTGCTGGTGTCCTCCACGCTGCCCACCGACTACTGGAAGGTGTCCACCATCGACGGCACGGTCATCACCACCGCTACCTATTGGGCCAACCTGTGGAAGACGTGCGTCACGGACTCCACGGGCGTCTCCAACTGCAAGGACTTTCCTTCCATGCTGGCGCTGGACG GTTACATCCAGGCGTGTAGAGGACTTATGATTGCCGCTGTCAGCCTGGGCTTTTTCGGTTCCATATTCGCCCTGATTGGCATGAAATGTACCAAAGTCGGAGGCTCAGATAAAGCCAAAGCTAAAATTGCGTGTTTGGCTGGGATTGTATTCATACTGTCAG GGCTGTGCTCAATGACTGGGTGTTCCCTGTATGCAAACAAAATCACAACAGAATTCTTTGATCCCCTCTTCGTGGAGCAAAA GTATGAGTTAGGAGCTGCTCTGTTTATTGGATGGGCAGGAGCCTCACTCTGCCTAATTGGTGGTGTCatattttgcttttcaatatCTGACAACAACAAAGCACCCAg AATGGGATACACGTACAATGGGGCCACATCTGTCATGTCTTCTCGGACAAAGTATCACGGCAGAGAAGGAGATCTTAAAACCCCAAACCCTTCAAAACAGTTTGACAAAAACGCATACGTCTAA